In one window of Musa acuminata AAA Group cultivar baxijiao chromosome BXJ3-2, Cavendish_Baxijiao_AAA, whole genome shotgun sequence DNA:
- the LOC135631890 gene encoding probable catabolite repression protein creC, which yields MSSQSTAINSQSPGLKTYFKTPEGRYKLQYEKTHPAAVLHYSHGKAVSQLTVAYLKEKPTNQPLATPSTPSSSGVRSAAARLLGAGNGSRALSFVGGNGTSRTASGTSRIGGSLGVSTGSGNSQAVANYDGKGSYLIFNSADTLFISDLNSQDKDPIKSIHFTNSNPVCHAFDSDAKDGHDFLIGLHSGDVYSVSLRQQLQDPGRKLLAAQHYNKDGTTSNSKCTCIAWVPESEGTFVVGHADGNIYIYEKNKDGTADSSFPAIKDQAQFTVTHARSSKSNPIARWHICQGSINSLSFSSDGASLAAVGRDGYLRVFDFAKEQLKFGGKSYYGALLCCTWSSDGKYILTGGEDDLVQVWSTEDRKVVAWGEGHNSWVSGVAFDSYWSAPNSEGAGDNVMYRFGSVGQDTQLLLWDLAMDEIVVPLRCCPPGGSPTFSSGSHSAHWDNVYPVGSLQPAPSMRDVPKISPLIAHRAHADPLSGLIFTRESIVTISREGHIKIWMRPEHGESNQSSSSEAIVTTSSTKDRPAAASTKTSSSSFKQPSSVLFS from the exons ATGTCCTCTCAGTCGACGGCCATCAACTCCCAGTCACCAGGCCTTAAGACCTACTTCAAGACCCCGGAGGGCCGCTACAAGCTCCAGTACGAGAAGACCCACCCCGCCGCCGTCTTGCACTATTCTCACGGCAAGGCCGTCTCCCAG TTGACCGTCGCCTATCTCAAGGAGAAACCGACGAACCAGCCCTTGGCGACGCCGTCGACCCCTAGCTCCAGCGGAGTGAGGTCTGCAGCGGCTAGGCTGCTCGGCGCTGGGAACGGCAGCCGAGCGCTCAGTTTTGTTGGTGGTAATGGAACGAGTCGGACGGCCTCAGGGACCAGCAGGATTGGGGGTTCTCTAGGAGTCTCCACCGGATCAGGAAACTCACAAGCGGTGGCTAATTATGACGGCAAGGGGTCATATCTTATCTTCAACTCAGCGGATACTCTTTTCATCAGTGACCTCAATTCTCAGGACAAG GATCCTATCAAGTCCATCCATTTCACCAACTCGAATCCGGTTTGTCATGCCTTTGATTCGGACGCAAAGGATGGACATGATTTCCTCATTGGTCTGCACTCTGGAGATG TCTACTCAGTGTCATTAAGGCAACAACTACAAGATCCAGGGAGAAAGCTTCTAGCGGCTCAGCATTATAACAAAGATGGCACCACTAGTAATAG TAAATGCACTTGTATTGCATGGGTTCCGGAAAGTGAAGGCACATTTGTTGTTGGTCATGCTGAtggaaacatatacatatatgaaaaG AACAAAGATGGTACTGCTGATAGCTCTTTTCCAGCTATCAAGGATCAAGCTCAATTTACAGTTACACATGCTCGGTCAAGTAAG aGCAATCCAATTGCTAGATGGCATATTTGCCAAGGTTCGATAAATAGTTTATCTTTTTCATCTGATGGAGCTTCCTTGGCCGCTGTTGGTAGAGATG GTTATCTAAGGGTATTTGATTTTGCAAAAGAGCAACTAAAGTTTGGTGGGAAAAGCTATTATGGTGCCTTGCTATGTTGCACTTGGAG TTCGGATGGAAAATATATATTGACTGGTGGAGAAGATGATCTAGTGCAAGTTTGGAGTACTGAGGATAGGAAGGTAGTAGCCTGGGGTGAGGGGCATAATTCATGG GTAAGCGGAGTTGCTTTTGATTCATATTGGTCAGCACCAAATTCAGAAGGAGCAGGAGATAATGTCATGTATCGTTTTGGATCTGTTGGTCAG GACACACAACTACTATTGTGGGACTTGGCAATGGATGAAATCGTGGTGCCCTTACGTTGCTGTCCTCCTGGTGGTTCACCTACTTTCAGCAGTGGAAGCCATTCTGCTCACTGGGATAATGTGTACCCTGTGGGCTCCCTGCAACCCGCGCCAAGCATGAGAGATGTGCCCAAAATTTCTCCTCTCATTGCTCATCGTGCGCATGCAGACCCCCTCTCGGGGTTGATATTTACGAGGGAATCCATTGTGACAATCTCACGGGAGGGGCACATCAAGATATGGATGAGGCCCGAGCATGGCGAGAGCAACCAATCAAGCTCATCGGAGGCAATCGTGACCACTTCTAGCACCAAGGACAGACCGGCCGCAGCTTCGACCAAGACCAGCAGCTCCAGCTTCAAGCAACCATCATCTGTTCTCTTTTCGTGA